The Rhizobium sp. BG4 genome has a window encoding:
- a CDS encoding EAL domain-containing protein, whose protein sequence is MLRVMSCIAYEHNLAYVLAAAVLCMLMCTVTARLFDQAVRSPATSRLSGAIVAGISGGLSIWTTHFVAMLGFKMPTELAFDPYLTVGSLLLAALFSVAAFTIAINLSRPAIPCVSGLCLAGAILSMHFVGMTGLRNADALFWDRRMLVAAAALAFGFGVATMVTLIRLRSRIGLGLGLVLMTLAICSAHFTAMTAVTIEPGPLQAAANGTLSNSMLAVLVVGAAIIFAGAVVIVTDARAQRELLEAYRFAAHHDALTGLPNRAHLYDELTRLLDVATCRPGRLALAVVDLDHFKEVNDVRGHQAGDELLQDVARSLSASLGPNEFAVRMGGDEFVVVRHNIAADQDVEEFSMRVLRAIVRSDGSQPSLLSVGASVGVSVYPTDASDVEELIARADSAMYRAKRSGGSRFCRYEFSMDEKRRDRTALAADLRVALDRDEFVLHFQPQVNAASGDILGLEALLRWNHPQRGLIPPSEFIPIAEETGLIVPIGRWVLVCACSQAASWPLPVRVAVNIASAQLGEPGFRSMLAEILQGSGLPAQRLELEITEASVIEDRERALAVITELKELGVQIAMDDFGTGYSSLSTLQIFPFDKVKIDRSFIKDINANTVSQAIVKATLLLADCLDMKVIAEGVERPEQAAFLRGLGCHELQGYLYGRPVPHTDVAFSLTPPERTNVAGGPPRWQIRADKTPKVEGGAMVPSGRRSPLCNLLWI, encoded by the coding sequence GTGCTGAGAGTTATGTCATGTATCGCTTACGAGCATAATCTCGCCTATGTTTTAGCCGCGGCCGTTCTTTGCATGTTGATGTGTACGGTCACCGCCAGACTTTTCGATCAGGCCGTTCGTTCTCCCGCCACGTCACGTCTCTCCGGCGCTATTGTCGCGGGCATCTCCGGAGGTCTGTCCATTTGGACGACGCATTTCGTGGCAATGCTAGGGTTCAAAATGCCGACAGAGTTGGCATTTGATCCCTACCTGACTGTCGGGTCGCTCCTTCTTGCGGCACTGTTTTCAGTCGCCGCCTTTACTATCGCGATCAACCTGTCGAGACCCGCGATACCGTGCGTTTCGGGCCTCTGTCTTGCCGGCGCAATCCTTTCCATGCATTTCGTTGGGATGACGGGGCTAAGGAACGCCGACGCGCTTTTCTGGGACCGCCGTATGCTCGTCGCGGCAGCGGCATTGGCGTTTGGCTTCGGGGTCGCGACGATGGTTACCCTGATCCGTCTGCGTTCAAGGATAGGCCTCGGTCTTGGCCTTGTCCTTATGACACTGGCCATCTGCAGTGCTCACTTCACGGCAATGACTGCGGTCACGATCGAACCCGGGCCGTTGCAGGCTGCTGCGAACGGTACGCTATCCAATAGCATGCTGGCGGTTCTGGTGGTCGGCGCCGCGATCATTTTTGCGGGAGCAGTCGTTATTGTAACTGACGCACGCGCGCAACGCGAGCTTCTCGAAGCGTATCGTTTCGCTGCGCACCACGATGCTCTGACAGGCTTGCCAAACCGAGCCCATCTCTATGACGAGCTGACGAGGCTTTTGGATGTGGCGACGTGCCGGCCTGGGCGTCTTGCACTGGCGGTCGTTGATCTCGACCATTTCAAAGAGGTCAACGACGTCAGGGGACATCAAGCCGGTGACGAACTGTTGCAAGATGTCGCTCGGAGCCTGTCGGCTTCGCTTGGACCAAACGAATTCGCGGTTCGCATGGGCGGGGATGAATTCGTCGTGGTCAGGCACAACATCGCAGCGGATCAAGACGTCGAGGAATTTTCGATGCGGGTGCTGCGCGCGATCGTCAGAAGCGACGGCTCGCAGCCTTCGCTTTTGTCTGTCGGTGCAAGCGTTGGCGTGTCGGTTTACCCCACGGATGCTTCGGATGTCGAGGAGCTGATAGCACGGGCAGATTCTGCTATGTACCGCGCAAAGCGCTCCGGCGGCAGCCGATTCTGCAGATACGAATTCTCCATGGACGAAAAGCGACGCGACAGGACGGCGCTTGCTGCGGATCTAAGGGTTGCCTTGGACAGGGACGAATTTGTTTTGCATTTTCAGCCCCAGGTGAACGCAGCTTCCGGAGACATACTGGGTCTGGAAGCGCTCCTGCGCTGGAACCATCCGCAAAGGGGCTTGATCCCGCCTTCGGAGTTTATCCCTATCGCAGAGGAAACCGGGCTGATCGTCCCGATCGGAAGATGGGTTTTGGTCTGTGCCTGCAGTCAGGCGGCATCATGGCCGCTTCCGGTCAGAGTCGCCGTTAACATCGCCTCGGCGCAGCTTGGAGAACCAGGATTTCGGTCGATGCTGGCAGAGATATTGCAAGGCTCGGGGTTGCCTGCGCAGCGGCTAGAGCTTGAGATAACAGAGGCGAGCGTCATCGAGGACCGGGAGCGCGCGCTTGCGGTGATCACTGAGCTGAAGGAACTGGGGGTTCAGATCGCCATGGATGATTTCGGCACGGGATATTCGTCATTGTCTACCTTGCAGATCTTTCCCTTCGACAAGGTCAAGATCGATCGCTCCTTTATAAAGGACATCAATGCGAACACCGTCTCCCAGGCCATCGTCAAGGCAACCCTTCTGCTGGCCGACTGCCTCGACATGAAAGTGATCGCCGAAGGCGTAGAGCGTCCCGAGCAGGCCGCATTTCTGCGCGGCCTCGGTTGCCATGAGCTACAGGGCTATCTTTACGGTCGACCGGTGCCGCATACAGACGTTGCTTTTTCGTTGACGCCGCCTGAACGCACCAACGTGGCAGGGGGTCCACCCCGCTGGCAGATAAGGGCCGACAAGACGCCAAAGGTCGAGGGCGGAGCAATGGTTCCGTCGGGGCGTCGCTCCCCTCTCTGCAATCTCTTATGGATTTGA
- a CDS encoding DUF2309 domain-containing protein, with protein sequence MQLQTAHNHDLLLVAEAAVRAIPPAWPLEATVAVNPFLGQANESLENVSALFQRLAGIRLAPPRFYYVQKLRDGTIRDDDIVGAIASRESFAKLDLAQIKQGVSNEPVSSAPLPSLASIAAAFDGRDWEGLIGDRISSFASGYFDAGQALWAAPQDQGLFASWRHFAMHDLTPELSGLSGFASHVAHAAATADAAFSNACRGLGIGEPGTYFHQLLVSMGGWAQHARHLNWLAERDGNRDTTLFELLTVRLVFEEALYKISPADVRTRWSEALAAHRQPISPGVEDLIDAVLQTATERAYQRELKSLLEERCDSRQRTGRPSLQAAFCIDVRSETFRRALESADAGIQTRGFAGFFGVGASFRRRGTVTSENRLPVLVEPSVFACEASSASKDRGAQITARAKRAWSRFKVAAVSSFAFVEAAGPLAALPLILSTLATGKAGNKVYPLQLSDQMTAERKTDVAEGALRGMGLITDFAPIVLLVGHGSKVVNNPFASALQCGACGGHAGDVSARLLAMMLNEVDVRNGLAARGIDVPTDTVFVGALHDTASDDVTLFESDLPEGIERSALTTVGTWLQQAGDLARAERTGRLRGSSADTIGTRGRQWAQMRPEAGLAGCSAFIAAPRTRTRGRSLGGRVFLHDYEWHRDVDFKILELILTAPVVVASWIGLQYFGSAVAPSLFGSGNKLLHNAVGGIGVLEGNGGNLRTGLPWQSVHDGANLMHDPKRLTVALEAPKEEIAVVLRRHPSVQSLFDNGWMHLIVLNEEGRLAWRYRAGCNWEPVEGPNEDAGLAQVA encoded by the coding sequence ATGCAACTGCAAACAGCTCACAACCACGATCTTCTTCTCGTCGCAGAAGCTGCAGTCCGGGCGATCCCTCCCGCCTGGCCGCTCGAAGCCACTGTTGCCGTCAACCCTTTCCTGGGCCAGGCAAACGAGAGCCTGGAAAATGTCTCGGCGCTGTTCCAAAGGCTTGCCGGCATCCGACTTGCCCCGCCGCGTTTCTATTACGTCCAAAAGCTACGCGATGGGACCATCCGTGATGATGATATTGTCGGCGCGATCGCCTCACGTGAATCGTTTGCAAAACTGGATCTTGCGCAGATAAAACAAGGTGTTTCGAACGAGCCTGTCAGCTCCGCACCCCTTCCGTCGCTTGCCAGCATCGCCGCGGCCTTTGACGGGAGGGACTGGGAGGGATTGATTGGCGATCGCATATCGAGCTTTGCCAGCGGCTATTTCGACGCCGGGCAAGCTCTATGGGCGGCCCCGCAAGATCAGGGGCTGTTTGCAAGCTGGCGTCACTTCGCGATGCATGACCTGACGCCGGAGTTGTCGGGGCTGAGCGGTTTTGCGTCTCACGTCGCTCACGCTGCCGCAACCGCAGATGCCGCATTTTCAAATGCGTGCCGAGGGCTCGGGATTGGCGAACCGGGAACATATTTTCATCAGCTCCTGGTGAGCATGGGCGGCTGGGCCCAGCACGCCCGGCACCTGAACTGGCTCGCTGAACGAGATGGAAATCGCGACACAACACTATTCGAGCTACTCACCGTCCGCCTGGTGTTCGAAGAGGCGCTCTACAAGATTAGTCCCGCCGACGTCAGGACGCGTTGGTCCGAAGCGCTCGCTGCTCATCGTCAACCGATATCGCCAGGCGTTGAAGACCTGATCGATGCGGTGCTACAAACAGCCACAGAACGCGCCTACCAGCGCGAACTCAAGAGCTTGCTTGAAGAGAGGTGCGACAGTCGCCAGCGGACGGGACGACCGAGCCTTCAGGCAGCCTTCTGCATCGACGTACGCTCGGAAACGTTCAGGCGAGCGCTCGAAAGCGCCGACGCTGGTATCCAGACGCGCGGTTTTGCCGGCTTTTTCGGTGTGGGCGCCAGTTTCCGGCGCCGGGGCACTGTCACCTCGGAAAATCGGCTACCGGTGCTGGTTGAGCCTTCGGTCTTCGCGTGCGAAGCTTCCAGTGCCAGCAAGGATCGGGGTGCGCAGATAACCGCCCGTGCCAAGCGTGCTTGGAGCCGATTCAAGGTCGCCGCAGTCTCCTCCTTTGCCTTTGTCGAAGCGGCCGGTCCCCTGGCTGCCCTGCCCCTCATTCTATCGACCTTGGCAACAGGCAAGGCGGGCAACAAGGTCTACCCGCTGCAACTCTCCGATCAAATGACTGCGGAAAGAAAGACGGACGTCGCGGAGGGTGCTTTGCGCGGGATGGGCCTCATCACCGATTTCGCGCCCATCGTTCTGCTGGTCGGACACGGTTCAAAGGTCGTCAACAATCCCTTTGCCAGCGCTCTGCAATGCGGGGCATGTGGTGGCCATGCAGGCGATGTCAGCGCGCGGCTGCTGGCGATGATGCTGAACGAAGTCGATGTCAGAAACGGCCTGGCTGCGAGGGGGATCGACGTTCCGACCGACACTGTCTTCGTCGGCGCGCTCCATGACACTGCGTCGGACGATGTGACGCTTTTTGAAAGCGACCTTCCAGAAGGCATCGAAAGATCCGCGCTGACCACCGTAGGAACGTGGCTCCAGCAAGCCGGTGACCTCGCGCGCGCAGAGCGGACGGGTCGCCTGCGCGGATCGTCAGCAGACACGATCGGCACACGTGGCCGTCAATGGGCCCAGATGCGGCCGGAAGCCGGGCTTGCCGGCTGCTCGGCCTTCATAGCGGCGCCGCGCACCAGGACGCGGGGACGTTCTCTCGGCGGACGGGTCTTCCTGCATGACTACGAATGGCACCGTGATGTCGACTTCAAAATCCTGGAGCTGATCCTGACTGCCCCGGTCGTCGTGGCCAGTTGGATCGGGTTGCAATATTTTGGCTCCGCGGTTGCCCCGTCGCTGTTCGGGTCTGGAAACAAATTGCTGCACAACGCGGTGGGCGGCATCGGCGTTCTGGAGGGAAACGGCGGAAACTTGCGGACGGGGCTGCCCTGGCAATCAGTTCACGACGGTGCGAATTTGATGCACGACCCGAAACGGCTCACTGTGGCGCTGGAGGCGCCCAAGGAAGAGATAGCAGTGGTTCTGCGCCGGCACCCATCTGTCCAATCGCTCTTCGACAACGGATGGATGCACCTCATTGTCCTCAACGAGGAAGGACGGCTGGCCTGGCGCTATCGTGCCGGCTGCAACTGGGAGCCGGTCGAGGGCCCGAATGAAGACGCCGGCCTTGCGCAGGTTGCATGA
- a CDS encoding helix-turn-helix domain-containing protein: MFEDESIPVHSGATRHPLVVFGDHRFCAGERLDVRRMSGPHMHSQVEINLVLEGRMTYWLDGRLLQISEGQLCLFWGMVPHQVTEVTDPTNFVCLYVPMSVLVNLHGLAPFRDAVFRGALIEAISVRSFDRDMFLRWREELLSGDQEVEQIVRDELVARIRRIGRDGWRDLREQGSALVSSRDMDADRLPKVEVMLRYIAEHALGPIDIAAVGAAAGLHPNYAMTVFKKTVGMTMHQAVTRHRLDTAQSLLISSELPIASVAFESGFGSLSRFYDAFETRFETTPAKYREGFVSSLRC, translated from the coding sequence ATGTTCGAGGACGAATCCATTCCGGTGCATTCCGGCGCGACGAGACACCCGCTGGTCGTATTCGGAGATCATCGCTTCTGTGCGGGCGAGCGCCTTGACGTGCGCCGCATGAGCGGTCCTCACATGCACAGCCAGGTCGAGATCAACCTCGTCCTTGAAGGGCGTATGACCTACTGGTTGGATGGACGACTCCTTCAGATCTCGGAAGGCCAGCTTTGTCTCTTCTGGGGAATGGTCCCCCATCAAGTCACTGAGGTGACCGACCCGACGAACTTCGTTTGCCTATACGTCCCGATGAGCGTTCTTGTGAACTTGCACGGCCTGGCACCATTTCGAGACGCCGTCTTCAGGGGCGCGCTGATCGAAGCAATCAGCGTCAGAAGCTTTGACAGGGACATGTTCCTGCGCTGGCGCGAGGAGCTGCTGTCGGGCGATCAGGAAGTCGAGCAGATCGTCAGGGATGAGCTCGTGGCGCGCATCCGACGGATCGGACGGGATGGCTGGCGTGATCTGCGGGAACAGGGCTCCGCTCTCGTATCGTCTCGTGATATGGACGCCGACAGGCTGCCGAAAGTCGAGGTGATGCTGAGATATATCGCCGAACACGCCCTTGGCCCAATCGACATCGCCGCTGTCGGGGCCGCGGCGGGGCTTCATCCAAACTACGCCATGACGGTCTTCAAGAAGACAGTCGGCATGACAATGCATCAGGCTGTTACACGACATCGGCTGGACACAGCGCAGTCCCTTCTGATCTCCTCCGAGCTACCGATCGCTTCTGTTGCGTTCGAAAGCGGCTTTGGGTCGCTCTCCCGCTTTTACGATGCCTTCGAGACCCGCTTCGAAACGACGCCAGCGAAGTATCGCGAAGGTTTTGTCTCATCGCTGCGATGCTGA
- a CDS encoding VIT family protein, producing MHRHIEKHSIERIGWLRAAVLGANDGIISTASLMVGVASASTSTSQVLVAGFASLAAGAMAMAAGEYVSVSSQADTEAADLARERRELDDQPEHELVELAEIYEARGVSKELALQVARQLTAHDALHAHARDELGITETSTAQPVQAALTSALTFSAGAIVPVLTAILAPPHSIQLAIPVISLIFLAALGTVSARAGGAGIIKPTIRVAFWGAMAMVVTGLVGALIGKAL from the coding sequence ATGCACAGGCATATCGAAAAGCATTCGATCGAGCGGATAGGCTGGCTGCGGGCAGCGGTTCTCGGCGCAAATGACGGCATCATTTCAACCGCCAGCTTGATGGTCGGCGTAGCATCGGCATCCACTTCAACCTCACAGGTGCTTGTTGCCGGCTTCGCCTCGCTCGCCGCTGGCGCTATGGCTATGGCGGCGGGCGAATATGTTTCCGTCAGCTCCCAGGCTGATACCGAGGCTGCCGATCTCGCGCGCGAACGGCGTGAGCTCGACGATCAGCCTGAACACGAACTGGTTGAACTCGCCGAGATTTACGAAGCGCGTGGCGTCTCCAAGGAATTGGCGCTTCAGGTCGCCCGACAGTTGACCGCTCATGACGCCCTGCATGCGCACGCACGAGACGAGCTCGGTATCACTGAGACGTCTACGGCACAGCCCGTTCAAGCCGCCTTGACCTCGGCCTTGACGTTCTCAGCCGGCGCAATCGTTCCCGTCCTCACCGCAATTTTGGCGCCGCCTCATTCAATTCAACTCGCAATCCCGGTCATATCTCTGATATTCCTCGCAGCGCTCGGCACTGTCAGTGCCAGGGCGGGCGGCGCCGGTATCATCAAGCCAACGATCAGGGTAGCGTTCTGGGGAGCCATGGCCATGGTCGTCACCGGTCTCGTTGGCGCCTTGATCGGCAAGGCACTCTGA
- a CDS encoding extracellular solute-binding protein: MTFKNYIYAFAMSTAFMASGAWAGELVLNSDQSDPAPKKAMEELIADFQAKNPDIKVKWNNFDHEGYKSAIRNFLTADAPDVVAWYAGNRMEPFVKAGLFDDVTDVWKSNGFDDQLKSAAASMTIDGKKWGVPYTYYQWGIYYRADIFKDKGIEPPKSWDELIAACAKLKADGITPFAIGTKALWPTGGWFDYLDLRVNGYEFHMDLTSGKVAYTDPKVKAVFDKWAELVKPGYFIENHAALDWQDAIPQFVQGKAAMYLMGNFAVAPMKDGGLKEDQIGFLQFPQITAGLPVSEEAPTDTFHIPAAAKNKKDARTFLAYLGSPEAQAKMNATLGQLPVNNKAPKPEDKFLEAGFTMLSSAHALAQFYDRDAPADMAKAGMEGFQQFMVKPDKLDAILERLDKVRARAYK; this comes from the coding sequence ATGACCTTTAAGAACTATATTTATGCATTCGCGATGAGCACGGCTTTCATGGCGTCCGGCGCCTGGGCCGGCGAGCTCGTTCTCAATTCGGATCAGTCGGATCCCGCCCCGAAAAAGGCAATGGAGGAGCTGATTGCCGATTTCCAGGCCAAAAACCCCGACATCAAGGTCAAGTGGAACAACTTCGACCACGAAGGCTACAAGTCGGCGATCAGGAACTTCCTGACTGCCGATGCGCCTGATGTCGTGGCCTGGTATGCAGGTAACCGCATGGAACCGTTCGTGAAGGCCGGGCTGTTCGATGACGTGACGGACGTCTGGAAATCAAACGGCTTCGACGACCAGTTGAAGTCCGCCGCGGCGTCCATGACCATCGACGGCAAGAAGTGGGGCGTGCCTTATACCTATTACCAATGGGGCATCTACTACCGCGCCGACATCTTCAAGGACAAGGGCATCGAGCCGCCGAAGAGCTGGGATGAATTGATTGCTGCCTGCGCGAAATTGAAAGCCGATGGCATTACCCCATTCGCAATCGGGACCAAGGCGCTCTGGCCGACGGGCGGCTGGTTCGACTACCTCGATCTGCGCGTCAACGGCTACGAATTTCACATGGACCTGACCTCTGGGAAGGTCGCCTACACGGATCCAAAGGTGAAGGCGGTCTTTGACAAGTGGGCGGAGCTTGTAAAGCCGGGCTACTTCATCGAGAACCACGCAGCACTTGACTGGCAGGACGCGATCCCCCAGTTCGTTCAGGGCAAGGCCGCCATGTATCTCATGGGGAATTTTGCGGTCGCGCCGATGAAGGACGGCGGATTGAAGGAAGACCAAATCGGCTTCCTGCAATTCCCGCAGATCACTGCCGGTCTTCCGGTTTCCGAAGAGGCGCCCACCGACACCTTCCACATTCCGGCCGCAGCCAAAAACAAGAAGGACGCCAGGACGTTCCTCGCGTATCTGGGCTCTCCGGAGGCTCAGGCGAAGATGAATGCCACGCTCGGACAGCTTCCGGTCAATAACAAGGCTCCAAAGCCTGAGGACAAGTTCCTGGAAGCAGGCTTCACGATGCTTTCGAGCGCGCACGCACTTGCTCAGTTCTACGATCGTGATGCGCCGGCGGACATGGCAAAAGCCGGCATGGAAGGCTTCCAGCAGTTCATGGTGAAGCCGGACAAGCTCGACGCGATCCTTGAGCGGCTCGATAAGGTTCGCGCCCGCGCCTACAAGTGA
- a CDS encoding LysR family transcriptional regulator, translating into MADLNYHHLRYFWAVAHEANLTRAASLLNVSQSALSLQIKLLEERLGHALFERRGRQLHLTEAGRIALDHADTIFAAGDELIATLRESGATRRTVRIGALATLSRNFQMEFLQPILGRPDVDLVLRSGSSRELIEALQTLSLDIVLLNKSPAADPISGLIAQHVYEQPVSLVGKPFHARTGASVKELLAAYPLILPTPESGVRFQFDAIVSGLGVQPQIAAEVDDMAMMRLLARAGAGLAVLPPIVVKGELQTGELIQFDVLPSIIETFYAVTVRRRFPNPLAALLLKRDHD; encoded by the coding sequence ATGGCAGACCTCAACTATCATCATCTCCGCTACTTCTGGGCCGTTGCACATGAGGCAAACCTCACCCGCGCCGCCTCGCTCCTCAATGTTTCCCAGTCGGCCCTGTCTCTCCAGATCAAGCTTCTGGAGGAGCGATTGGGCCACGCTTTGTTCGAGCGGCGGGGGCGTCAGCTCCACCTCACCGAGGCGGGACGTATCGCACTCGATCATGCAGATACCATCTTTGCGGCAGGCGACGAACTGATCGCCACGCTTCGGGAAAGTGGAGCAACCAGACGCACTGTTCGCATCGGGGCATTGGCGACATTGTCGCGCAATTTTCAGATGGAGTTCCTTCAACCGATCCTGGGTCGTCCGGATGTAGACCTGGTTCTTCGATCTGGCAGCTCGCGCGAGCTGATAGAGGCGTTGCAGACACTGAGCCTCGACATCGTCTTGTTGAACAAGTCTCCCGCGGCTGATCCGATCTCCGGCTTGATCGCCCAGCACGTATACGAGCAACCCGTCAGCCTTGTCGGAAAGCCGTTTCACGCCCGAACCGGCGCATCGGTAAAGGAGCTTCTGGCTGCATATCCATTGATCCTCCCAACACCGGAGAGTGGCGTTCGCTTCCAGTTCGACGCCATCGTCTCCGGCCTGGGCGTCCAGCCGCAAATTGCCGCCGAGGTCGACGATATGGCAATGATGCGTTTGCTGGCGCGGGCAGGGGCCGGACTTGCGGTTCTTCCCCCGATCGTCGTCAAGGGCGAGCTTCAGACCGGTGAGTTGATCCAGTTTGACGTCCTGCCGAGCATCATCGAAACATTCTATGCGGTTACCGTGCGAAGGCGGTTTCCAAACCCGCTGGCAGCGCTGTTGCTAAAGCGAGATCATGATTGA
- a CDS encoding proton-conducting transporter membrane subunit, with the protein MIYLTPLACPTIFLLAAAYAFSPRAKPRTAATIVENAAIAALLVSAFCVAILLGLGAGTSTGAGGHFDILASRIDVVSVAMLLLVSFISWTVVRYSQIALDTENGQARFMGWMATTIAAVLLAVQSESFAGLLVGWVGSSIALNKLLLFYPDRPQARKAAHQAFLFARGSDLAMVAALVLLWWTDGGLQLSSLQVSQSTSVIHWAAGLLAVAALLRSAQFPTHGWLTQVMETPTPVSALLHAGVVNGGGFLLIRFADIMVQAPAVLAALIILGGFTALFGSVVMLTQPAIKTSLAWSTVAQMGFMILQCGLALFPLALLHIIAHSLYKAHAFLASGSAVEQVLATRRPGPVSSPSMLAVGKSFAIAIGVYLFIGIAFGITEKPPQAIALGTILIFGIAYLVAQGMAETAPRSLTLRTTMFSLCTAVAYFALQHLLERLTAGALPAPPPAGPLEWTLIVLALLSFGAVAVMQALLPKWAHHPACAGLRVHVSNGFYVQPIVDKLLRSTGAISAAQTITKD; encoded by the coding sequence TTGATTTACCTCACGCCACTCGCTTGTCCGACAATATTCCTGCTGGCCGCTGCCTATGCGTTTAGTCCGCGAGCGAAACCTCGCACCGCAGCGACTATCGTTGAGAATGCCGCGATCGCTGCGCTTCTGGTGTCGGCATTTTGTGTCGCTATCCTCCTGGGCCTTGGTGCCGGCACCTCCACCGGTGCCGGCGGCCATTTCGATATTCTGGCCTCACGCATCGACGTCGTCAGTGTGGCAATGCTTCTTCTCGTCTCATTCATATCATGGACGGTCGTGCGCTATTCTCAGATAGCGCTGGATACGGAGAATGGGCAGGCGCGCTTCATGGGGTGGATGGCGACAACGATCGCTGCGGTTCTTCTTGCCGTCCAATCAGAATCCTTTGCCGGACTGCTGGTAGGATGGGTGGGCTCGTCCATTGCACTAAACAAACTTCTTTTGTTCTATCCTGATAGACCCCAGGCTAGAAAAGCTGCGCATCAGGCCTTCCTGTTTGCCCGTGGGAGCGACCTTGCCATGGTCGCGGCGCTTGTCTTGCTTTGGTGGACGGATGGCGGCCTTCAGCTCTCATCGCTCCAGGTCTCCCAATCAACCAGCGTGATCCACTGGGCGGCAGGGCTGCTGGCCGTTGCAGCGCTCCTGCGCTCGGCACAGTTTCCCACACACGGGTGGCTCACCCAAGTCATGGAGACCCCGACCCCGGTCTCGGCACTGCTGCATGCGGGCGTTGTCAACGGCGGCGGTTTTCTGCTCATTCGGTTCGCCGACATCATGGTCCAGGCACCAGCCGTCCTTGCAGCCCTGATCATTCTTGGAGGCTTTACGGCACTGTTCGGCAGTGTTGTCATGCTGACGCAGCCGGCAATCAAGACGTCACTGGCCTGGTCGACCGTCGCGCAGATGGGTTTCATGATTCTGCAGTGTGGCCTCGCTCTCTTCCCGCTCGCGCTTCTCCATATCATTGCCCACTCGCTCTATAAGGCTCACGCTTTTCTGGCGTCAGGCTCGGCTGTTGAACAGGTTCTTGCAACGCGTCGACCCGGACCCGTTTCCTCACCAAGCATGTTGGCGGTCGGAAAGTCTTTCGCCATTGCGATAGGGGTTTACCTGTTCATCGGCATCGCCTTCGGCATCACCGAAAAACCGCCGCAGGCGATTGCCCTTGGCACGATCCTCATTTTTGGCATCGCCTACCTTGTCGCACAGGGAATGGCGGAGACCGCGCCGAGATCGCTGACCTTGCGCACCACCATGTTCTCACTCTGCACCGCCGTCGCCTACTTTGCCCTGCAGCATTTACTGGAGCGGCTGACAGCGGGCGCCCTTCCTGCCCCTCCGCCGGCCGGTCCCCTTGAATGGACGTTGATCGTCCTCGCACTCCTATCGTTCGGCGCGGTCGCCGTTATGCAGGCGCTGCTGCCAAAATGGGCCCATCATCCCGCTTGCGCTGGCTTGCGCGTCCACGTCTCAAACGGCTTTTACGTGCAGCCGATCGTCGACAAACTCCTGCGCTCCACCGGCGCGATTTCCGCCGCCCAAACAATCACCAAGGACTGA